Proteins found in one Nerophis ophidion isolate RoL-2023_Sa linkage group LG21, RoL_Noph_v1.0, whole genome shotgun sequence genomic segment:
- the LOC133539701 gene encoding cyclic AMP-responsive element-binding protein 3-like protein 4 produces MDAELCNHGDTTAQEVHLPSCLVLDDSESEDVLQAVNPNHVFGGGPSSDSDSGVCEDPAVQSPVATVTLTQPCVYRVVYDLNEPERASADVVSIELDLWSSQTLRPDACVVGEMPLVSGANGPPTVDLSGWELQLTEEEQKLLSQEGVSLPSQLPLTKAEERILKKVRRKIRNKQSAQDSRRRRKEYIDSLENRAAVCTAQNKELQKKAEQLEKHNMSLLGQLRHLKSLIKQTASKAAQTTTCLLIIFVSLSLILLPSLSPISRRSFADDDYRPSGVLSRNILTDVASSPPKPDEPFAPDSSVPPDPSGQSEAVVNDPELNLDRVVPLSVQSGNASIGTPSHRVTKSPHADEM; encoded by the exons GTTCTGGACGACAGCGAATCAGAGGATGTCCTCCAGGCTGTGAACCCCAACCATGTGTTTGGTGGCGGCCCATCCTCAGACAGCGACAGCGGCGTTTGTGAGGATCCCGCGGTCCAGAGTCCCGTTGCCACGGTGACGCTGACCCAGCCCTGTGTCTACCGGGTGGTGTATGACCTGAACGAGCCCGAGCGGGCGAGCGCGGACGTCGTCTCCATCGAGCTGG ACTTATGGAGCTCGCAGACTCTCAGGCCCGACGCGTGCGTTGTTGGTGAGATGCCACTGGTCTCCGGCGCCAATGGCCCGCCGACCGTGGACTTG TCCGGATGGGAGTTGCAACTGACAGAGGAGGAGCAGAAGTTGCTGAGTCAGGAGGGCGTGTCCTTGCCCAGCCAGCTTCCTCTCACCAAG GCCGAGGAGCGAATCCTGAAGAAAGTTCGCAGGAAAATCCGCAACAAGCAGTCTGCTCAGGACAGCCGCCGCCGCAGGAAGGAGTACATCGACAGCCTGGAGAACAG GGCAGCAGTGTGCACAGCTCAGAACAAGGAGCTGCAGAAGAAGGCGGAGCAGTTGGAGAAACACAACAT GTCTCTGCTGGGTCAGCTGCGCCATCTCAAGTCTCTGATCAAACAGACCGCTAGCAAGGCAGCGCAGACCACCACCTGCTTACta ATCATCTTTGTGTCACTAAGTCTGATCCTCCTGCCAAGTTTGAGTCCAATCAGCCGCCGCTCGTTTGCAGATGATGACTACCGGCCCTCCGGAG TACTTTCCAGAAACATCCTGACTGACGTCGCTTCCTCCCCGCCCAAGCCCGACGAGCCGTTCGCTCCGGATTCCTCGGTTCCGCCTGACCCATCGGGCCAATCAGAAGCGGTGGTCAACGACCCCGAGCTGAACCTTGACCGTGTGGTCCCGCTGAGCGTTCAATCGGGAAACGCTTCCATCGGGACGCCAAGTCACCGCGTCACCAAGTCGCCGCATGCAGATGAGATGTAG